A segment of the Leptolyngbya sp. NIES-3755 genome:
CGCATACGGAACCCGACCCGCAGCCACGAGACACGCATCGACTTCGAGCACTTCGACCAATTCTTTCGTTTTGGCATCAATTAGCTCGATCGTCACTGGAGATCCTGGAATCACTTTCGCCGCAAATACACCCACTTTCGTTTCGATATCGCGGGGCGTAATCAGAATTCTCTGAGCCAATTTTGCAATATCTGGATCGAATCCCGGCATCAATTGGTCAAGTCCTTCAATCATCGTGACTTCGCAACCGAGCGCAGTATAAACATCCGAGAATTCCAGCCCGATATAACCGCTACCGACGATCGCAACCCAAGGCGGCAACGATTCCAACTTAATCGCGTCATCGCTCGTAAACACGGTCTTGCCATCGGTCTGAACTCCCGGCGGCACGAATGGAATCGAACCTGGAGCCAGAATAATATCTTTTGCAGTCACGCTCTTCTCGCCGTCTGGAGTCGAAACCACTAATTTCTGCTTTCCTGCGACTCGTGCCTTTCCGTGAATCACATCGACACCGAGCCGTTTGAGACTGCCGATCAAACCTTCGCGCTGTTTTGTCACGATCGACATCGCATGATTCGCGATCGCGGCTCGATCGAACGCCACATCGCCCACCTCAATCCCTAGCGACTTCAAATGATCCGCGTTGCGTAATTCTCTGACTCGTCCAGAAGCCGCCAAGAGTGCCTTAGAAGGAATGCAGCCCCGATTGACGCAGGTTCCGCCCATATCCGCCG
Coding sequences within it:
- a CDS encoding dihydrolipoamide dehydrogenase (similar to AA sequence:cyanobase_aa:LBDG_30110), yielding MAYDYDLVIVGAGVGGHGAALHAVDCGLKTAIIEAADMGGTCVNRGCIPSKALLAASGRVRELRNADHLKSLGIEVGDVAFDRAAIANHAMSIVTKQREGLIGSLKRLGVDVIHGKARVAGKQKLVVSTPDGEKSVTAKDIILAPGSIPFVPPGVQTDGKTVFTSDDAIKLESLPPWVAIVGSGYIGLEFSDVYTALGCEVTMIEGLDQLMPGFDPDIAKLAQRILITPRDIETKVGVFAAKVIPGSPVTIELIDAKTKELVEVLEVDACLVAAGRVPYAKELGLEMVNVELDRGFIPVNDKMQVLSKGKPVSNLWAIGDATGKMMLAHAASAQGVVAIENICGRKREIDYRSIPAAAFTHPEISFVGLTEPQAKELAKKEGFEVAVVRTYFKGNAKAIAEGESEGIAKIVYRKDTGEVLGAHIIGLHAADLIQEAANAIAKRESVRSLAFLVHTHPTLSEILDEAYKRAAVHA